GTGTGGATGAGTGCCCGGTTGGAGCGATAGAGCTTAACGATTTTGCCCACGTAGACGAAGAAATCTGCACAGAATGCGGAGCGTGCGTTGACGTCTGCCCGACAGAGGCGATCAGCCTTGAGTGAGATGAGATCAATTGGTTTTGGCGCACTGAACCTAGACAAAATATACATGGTGGACAAAATCCCCAGAGAGGATGAAGAGGGATTCGTTAAGGACGTAAACCTTTTTCCCGGTGGTAGCGCAGCAAACACAATTGTCGGGCTATCAAGGCTTGGAGTTGAAACAGCATACATCGGAAAGATCGGAATGGATGGAGAAGGAAAAATTCTCGCTGAGAGCTTCGAGGAGGAGGGGGTGGGAACTGAATTCATCATCAGGGCAGAGGGCAGGAGTGGAACGGCGATGATTTTTGTTGATGAGAGTGGAAACAGAGCAATTCTTGTTGATCCCGGTGTAAACGACTCAATAAGGTACGACGAGATCGATGTTGACAGTGCCAGAAAATACAATCTGATTCACCTCACATCCTTCATATGCAAAAACGGCCTTGATTCTCTCAATTCGCAGAAAAAGATAGTGGAGGAATTTGAGCTTGTCAGTTTCGATCCGGGAATGCCCTATGCAGAGAGAGGTCTGAAGGATATGGAAAAAATAATCAGAAACACAACAGTGTTTCTACCGAGCAGGCAGGAAATTGAAATGCTGTTCAACAAAAACTATAGAGAAGCTGCAGAAGACTGTCTCAGCATGGGGGTGGAAGTGGTTGCTGTTAAACTTGGATCAGAAGGTTGCTGGATTAAAACAGCAGGGAAAGAGGCTGCCGTAAAACCATTCAAAGTCAGGGTTGTGGATACAACTGGAGCAGGAGATGCGTTCAATGCAGGATTTCTATACGGATTTTTAAGGGGCAGGGACGTCGAAGGGTGCGGGAGGCTGGGCAATCTGGTAGCATCATACTGTATACAGAAATTCGGGGCAAGAGAGGGGCTGCCAAGAAAGCTCGAGTGACTCACACTTTTTCCAGCCTGGTATCTCCAAGACCAATCCACCTGACCTTGAACCCGAAAGCAGATATTGCGCTCTCTCCCAGACCATATCTCTCAAGCACGCTTTTCGCCTCGTCCAGAGTTTCCGGATTCATTTTGTGAAGCTCTTTCCGTACTTTTTCGAAAACTTCCTTCTTCACAGCATATTTGCCCACCAAAACGTAACCTTCAGGAAGGGATTCAAAACTGTCCAGCTCTACAACGTCCCCTTTGACTTCCCCCCCTCTCCTGAACTTCCTCAAAGCTTTCAAAACATCCCCATAAGGTATTTTTCTGCTGAATTTAATTACATTATCAACCTTACCTTCCCCAAAATCATCCCTGGCGATTACAATTAAAGGAACCCTTGACTTCTCCACCTTTTCCAGCTTTCTCTCAAGATACTCTTTAGTCCAGAAACCGACTATTTCAATGTAAACCCTCTCACCGTTGATATCCACAGCAAAATCGGGGATAAACGCATAGTTTCCTGCCTTTACCACATCCGGTTCCCTCAGTATGTTGTATCCGAGCATCCGCATTTTTCTCGCAAATTCCTCCTCTATCGAAGAGTCATACTCAATCTTCTCGTCCTTTTCAATAAAAAGTTCCCTCATCCTATCATCGATTTCGAGGAAATATATTTTTCCGGAATCAAGTATTTCGGCCCTCATCTGCCAGTTTCCGGCCTTCAGTATGTAGGGGACAAGTTTGGCAAAGGCCGTTCCATATCTTCTGGTCATCCTGAGCATTGTGGCAGCTCCTGTGACATCGACCATAAGCTTTCCCCCGTCCTCATACAGCTCGTACATCAGTCTAAGGCGCTTTATGGCTCTGAAAATTTCCTTGTGGTTATCAGATACCCAGAAGGAAAGTCTCAAGGCGTTGAAAAGGGTCGTCTGGAGCAGAGAGAGGTTGTAGAGTTTTATCAGATTTTCGGGAGATATGAGTTTGAAATCCGTGATTATCATCTCCTCCTCTCTGTCGGCATACATCGCTCTTTCTATCGTTTCAGGAGTTGTGTTGAAATACCTGGCTGCATATTCCACTGCTCTGTCCCTCTCCTTCTTCGTGGTGACAAAACCCCTTTCGAACAGAAGCATTCTGACGCTGTAAGGGTCAATTTCGGAGTCAACTCCAAAAGCGCAGGCCTTTTCAATACAGTAGTTCTCCAGAACCCTTACAAAACCTCTCACCTTTCTGAAATTTGCGGCATTCTCCAGTTCCTTTAATTTTGCCAGAACTCTGCCGTATTTCCTCCCGATACCCGCTCTAAAAACTCTGATGATGTTCTCTGCCAGCTCGTAATCCCTCTCCCCCGCAAATTTCGGAGTTATCCTACCCCTGGTTCGCCTAACATCAAGCAGCTCTTTTGGAAGCATTTCTCCTCCTCCTTGCGGTCCCAACCTCTCCAGTATCTCTGG
This genomic interval from Archaeoglobus neptunius contains the following:
- a CDS encoding 4Fe-4S binding protein gives rise to the protein MPAVVDASKCDGCGTCVDECPVGAIELNDFAHVDEEICTECGACVDVCPTEAISLE
- a CDS encoding carbohydrate kinase family protein encodes the protein MRSIGFGALNLDKIYMVDKIPREDEEGFVKDVNLFPGGSAANTIVGLSRLGVETAYIGKIGMDGEGKILAESFEEEGVGTEFIIRAEGRSGTAMIFVDESGNRAILVDPGVNDSIRYDEIDVDSARKYNLIHLTSFICKNGLDSLNSQKKIVEEFELVSFDPGMPYAERGLKDMEKIIRNTTVFLPSRQEIEMLFNKNYREAAEDCLSMGVEVVAVKLGSEGCWIKTAGKEAAVKPFKVRVVDTTGAGDAFNAGFLYGFLRGRDVEGCGRLGNLVASYCIQKFGAREGLPRKLE
- a CDS encoding DUF790 family protein, with translation MLPKELLDVRRTRGRITPKFAGERDYELAENIIRVFRAGIGRKYGRVLAKLKELENAANFRKVRGFVRVLENYCIEKACAFGVDSEIDPYSVRMLLFERGFVTTKKERDRAVEYAARYFNTTPETIERAMYADREEEMIITDFKLISPENLIKLYNLSLLQTTLFNALRLSFWVSDNHKEIFRAIKRLRLMYELYEDGGKLMVDVTGAATMLRMTRRYGTAFAKLVPYILKAGNWQMRAEILDSGKIYFLEIDDRMRELFIEKDEKIEYDSSIEEEFARKMRMLGYNILREPDVVKAGNYAFIPDFAVDINGERVYIEIVGFWTKEYLERKLEKVEKSRVPLIVIARDDFGEGKVDNVIKFSRKIPYGDVLKALRKFRRGGEVKGDVVELDSFESLPEGYVLVGKYAVKKEVFEKVRKELHKMNPETLDEAKSVLERYGLGESAISAFGFKVRWIGLGDTRLEKV